A genomic segment from Longimicrobiales bacterium encodes:
- the mqnE gene encoding aminofutalosine synthase MqnE produces the protein MSSALAPLAENLDTELRIRPTDPRLFAIADKVAAGQRLTPADALVLFESDDLLAIGALADAVNRQKNGDRVFVCANQHLNPTNVCILRATCTFCSFARTPREDGAYTMTLEEAFHEASLASDTPVREFHIVGGLHPKLRVSYYEDLIRGLKERHPGVEIKALTAVEIAHLARVEKTSVEDVLIRLREAGMQTMPGGGAEVFAKGVRATIAQRKLAAEEWIDVHRKAHGLGIRTNCTMLYGHVESLQDRVDHLEMLRALQDETGGFLTYIPLAYHPDNNELGEELGRTGTATTGFDDLKNLAIGRLFLDNIPHIKTHWIMNTAKVSQIALHFGVDDLEGTVRRERIYHEAGAHTPEGMTFGEIIRIVKDAGKRPVERNVHYDEVRSW, from the coding sequence GCCAGCGTCTCACGCCGGCCGACGCGCTCGTCCTCTTCGAATCGGATGATCTGCTTGCCATCGGCGCGCTTGCCGATGCCGTCAACCGCCAGAAGAACGGCGACCGTGTCTTCGTCTGCGCGAACCAGCACCTGAACCCGACGAACGTCTGCATCCTGCGTGCGACGTGTACGTTCTGCTCATTCGCCCGCACACCACGCGAGGATGGGGCGTACACGATGACGCTCGAGGAGGCGTTCCACGAGGCGTCGCTCGCTAGCGATACGCCGGTGCGCGAGTTCCACATCGTGGGCGGACTCCACCCGAAGCTGCGGGTCTCGTACTACGAGGACCTGATCCGCGGGCTCAAGGAGCGCCATCCGGGTGTCGAGATCAAGGCGCTGACTGCCGTCGAAATCGCACACCTGGCACGGGTCGAGAAGACCAGTGTCGAGGATGTGCTGATCCGCCTGCGCGAGGCCGGCATGCAGACGATGCCGGGCGGCGGCGCGGAGGTGTTTGCGAAGGGTGTTCGCGCGACCATTGCCCAGCGCAAGCTCGCGGCCGAGGAATGGATCGACGTGCATCGCAAGGCGCACGGGCTCGGCATCCGCACGAACTGCACGATGCTCTACGGCCACGTGGAGAGTCTCCAGGACCGCGTGGACCATCTGGAAATGCTGCGTGCGCTCCAGGACGAGACGGGCGGTTTCCTGACCTACATCCCGCTCGCGTATCATCCGGACAACAACGAGCTGGGAGAGGAGCTGGGCCGCACGGGCACGGCCACCACCGGATTCGACGACCTGAAGAATCTCGCGATCGGCCGGCTGTTCCTGGACAACATTCCGCACATCAAGACGCACTGGATCATGAACACGGCGAAGGTCAGCCAGATCGCACTGCACTTCGGTGTGGACGATCTCGAGGGGACGGTGCGTCGTGAGCGCATCTACCACGAGGCGGGCGCGCATACACCGGAGGGCATGACGTTCGGCGAGATCATCCGCATCGTGAAGGACGCCGGCAAGCGCCCGGTAGAGCGCAACGTGCATTATGACGAGGTGCGCTCGTGGTGA